In a single window of the Streptomyces cinnabarinus genome:
- a CDS encoding AurF N-oxygenase family protein has product MTTLTDADALEGLRDALGLLKDREQVAERLLDSSAKHSFDPDKELDWDAPFEEGKWFWPPELVSLYDTPIWKRMSEEQRILLSQHEAAALASLGIWFELILMQLLVRHIYDKAATSAHVRYALTEIEDECRHSKMFARLISRGDTPWYPVSRAHHNLGRLFKTISTTPGSFTATLLGEEVLDWMQRLTFPDERVQPLVRGVTRIHVVEEARHVRYAREELRRQMVTAPKWSQEFTRVTSGEFARVFSVAFVNPEVYTNLGLDQREAVAQVRASGHRREVMQTGAKRLTDFLDDIGVLRGVGRRLWKSSGLLA; this is encoded by the coding sequence ATGACGACGCTCACGGACGCCGACGCACTGGAGGGGCTGCGCGACGCGCTGGGCCTGCTCAAGGACCGGGAGCAGGTGGCCGAGCGGCTGCTCGACTCCTCCGCGAAGCACTCCTTCGACCCCGACAAGGAGCTGGACTGGGACGCGCCCTTCGAGGAGGGCAAGTGGTTCTGGCCGCCGGAGCTGGTGTCGCTGTACGACACCCCGATCTGGAAGCGGATGAGCGAGGAGCAGCGGATCCTGCTCTCGCAGCACGAGGCGGCGGCGCTGGCCTCCCTGGGGATCTGGTTCGAGCTGATCCTGATGCAGCTGCTGGTGCGGCACATCTACGACAAGGCGGCGACGAGCGCCCATGTGCGGTACGCGCTGACCGAGATCGAGGACGAGTGCCGGCACTCGAAGATGTTCGCGCGGCTGATCTCCCGCGGGGATACGCCGTGGTACCCGGTGAGCCGAGCGCACCACAACCTGGGGCGGCTGTTCAAGACGATCTCCACGACGCCGGGCTCCTTCACGGCGACGCTGCTCGGCGAGGAGGTCCTGGACTGGATGCAGCGGCTGACGTTCCCGGACGAGCGGGTGCAGCCGCTGGTGCGGGGCGTGACGCGGATCCATGTGGTGGAGGAGGCGCGCCATGTCCGCTACGCCCGTGAGGAGCTGCGCCGGCAGATGGTGACGGCGCCGAAGTGGTCCCAGGAGTTCACCCGGGTCACCTCCGGGGAGTTCGCCCGGGTGTTCTCGGTGGCCTTCGTGAACCCCGAGGTCTACACGAATCTGGGGCTCGACCAGCGGGAGGCCGTGGCGCAGGTCAGGGCGAGTGGGCATCGGCGGGAGGTCATGCAGACGGGGGCGAAGCGGCTGACCGACTTCCTGGACGACATCGGGGTGCTGCGGGGGGTCGGGCGGCGGCTGTGGAAGTCGTCGGGGCTGCTGGCCTAG
- a CDS encoding NlpC/P60 family protein, with translation MSGRLTRLVCTAALAAGTVLVPLPAVAVPEPGEPSVARLLTDLQRLYREAERATETYNATEEKLKAQRAEVRRLDGELSRVRLSLHDSRGAAGRLARQQYQGSTEISSYVRLLLARSPQHALEQGHVIGQLARERAETVGRLTGSEKKADELARKARTALDKQLALAERQKKDRDEVRGRLTDVEEMLASLTAEQLVDIGELEEKGVEEAQRDLVTSGALGAGPAEPSSAGEKAVGYAVRQLGKPYEWGAEGPRTYDCSGLTSQAWDHAGTSIPRTSQEQWERLPRVPLDELRPGDLVVYHRDATHVAMYLGAGEVVEAPRTGERVKVSPIATHPILGAVRPDGDQAREAR, from the coding sequence GTGTCAGGAAGGCTTACGCGTCTGGTGTGCACGGCGGCGCTGGCGGCCGGCACCGTCCTCGTGCCGCTGCCCGCGGTGGCCGTCCCGGAACCCGGCGAGCCGTCGGTGGCCCGGCTTCTGACGGACCTTCAGCGTCTGTACCGGGAGGCGGAACGCGCCACCGAGACGTACAACGCCACCGAGGAGAAGCTCAAGGCACAGCGCGCCGAGGTCAGGCGGCTGGACGGGGAACTCTCCCGGGTGCGGCTCTCGCTGCACGACAGCCGGGGCGCGGCGGGGCGGCTGGCCCGGCAGCAGTACCAGGGCAGCACCGAGATCTCCTCGTACGTACGGCTGCTGCTGGCCCGTTCGCCGCAGCACGCGCTCGAACAGGGGCATGTGATCGGGCAGTTGGCGCGGGAGCGGGCCGAGACGGTGGGGCGGCTGACCGGCAGCGAGAAGAAGGCCGACGAGCTGGCGCGCAAGGCGCGTACCGCCCTCGACAAGCAGCTCGCACTCGCCGAGCGGCAGAAGAAGGACCGGGACGAGGTGCGCGGGCGGCTGACCGACGTCGAGGAGATGCTCGCCTCGCTCACCGCCGAACAGCTCGTGGACATCGGCGAGTTGGAGGAGAAGGGCGTCGAGGAGGCGCAGCGGGACCTCGTCACCTCCGGGGCGCTGGGCGCCGGGCCCGCCGAGCCGTCGAGCGCGGGCGAGAAGGCGGTGGGGTACGCCGTGCGGCAGCTCGGGAAGCCGTACGAATGGGGCGCCGAGGGGCCGCGGACGTACGACTGCTCGGGGCTCACCTCGCAGGCGTGGGACCACGCGGGGACCTCGATCCCGCGCACCAGCCAGGAGCAGTGGGAGCGGCTCCCGAGGGTGCCGCTGGACGAACTGCGGCCGGGTGACCTGGTCGTCTATCACCGCGACGCCACGCATGTGGCGATGTATCTGGGCGCGGGCGAGGTGGTCGAGGCCCCGAGGACGGGTGAGCGGGTCAAGGTCTCCCCGATCGCCACCCACCCGATTCTCGGGGCCGTACGCCCGGACGGGGATCAGGCCAGGGAGGCCAGGTAA
- a CDS encoding GTP-binding protein translates to MDSVVSEARELTEAGEPAEATDEDLKSWQTDRTRAPIATKIVVAGGFGVGKTTLVTAVSEITPLQTEALMTEASEETDDLTATPEKLTTTVAMDFGRITLDDDLVLYLFGTPGQQRFWFMWDDLVRGAIGAVVLADTRRLKDCFPALDYFESCGLPYVVAVNHFDGSERFEPEDVREALTIPAHIPVMIMDARRRISAIETLLALVGHALDETPE, encoded by the coding sequence GTGGACTCCGTCGTCTCTGAAGCCAGAGAACTCACCGAAGCCGGCGAACCAGCCGAAGCCACCGACGAGGACCTGAAGTCCTGGCAGACGGACCGTACCCGCGCCCCCATAGCCACGAAGATCGTCGTCGCGGGCGGGTTCGGCGTCGGCAAGACCACCCTGGTCACCGCCGTCTCGGAGATCACGCCCCTGCAGACCGAGGCGCTGATGACCGAGGCGAGCGAGGAGACCGACGATCTCACCGCCACGCCGGAGAAGCTGACCACCACCGTGGCCATGGACTTCGGCCGCATCACGCTCGACGACGACCTGGTGCTCTACCTCTTCGGCACCCCGGGCCAGCAGCGGTTCTGGTTCATGTGGGACGACCTGGTGCGCGGCGCGATCGGCGCGGTCGTGCTGGCCGACACCCGGCGGCTGAAGGACTGTTTCCCGGCGCTGGACTACTTCGAGAGCTGCGGGCTGCCGTACGTCGTCGCGGTCAACCACTTCGACGGCAGTGAGCGGTTCGAGCCGGAGGACGTGCGGGAGGCGCTCACCATCCCGGCACACATACCTGTCATGATCATGGATGCGCGGCGCCGGATCTCGGCGATCGAGACCCTGCTGGCCCTGGTGGGCCACGCGCTGGACGAAACCCCCGAGTAG
- a CDS encoding DUF3291 domain-containing protein → MTAAFELAEVNIARLKFPLDSPQLKDFVDALDPVNADADSADGFVWRLQSEGGDATDIPVLGDEWLIINMSVWRDTDSLTAYMYQGRHREMLARRREWFEKVEEAMMAMWWVPAGHRPTVAEAEERLLHLRANGPTPYAFTLRTSFPAEASEGQPAVGG, encoded by the coding sequence ATGACTGCCGCATTCGAGCTTGCCGAAGTCAACATAGCCCGCCTCAAGTTCCCGCTGGACTCACCGCAGTTGAAGGATTTCGTCGACGCGCTCGATCCGGTGAACGCCGACGCCGACTCCGCCGACGGATTCGTCTGGCGCCTCCAGAGCGAGGGCGGCGACGCGACCGACATCCCTGTCCTGGGGGACGAGTGGCTGATCATCAACATGTCGGTGTGGCGGGACACCGACTCCCTGACGGCGTACATGTACCAGGGCCGTCACCGCGAGATGCTGGCCCGCCGCCGCGAATGGTTCGAGAAGGTCGAGGAGGCGATGATGGCCATGTGGTGGGTCCCGGCAGGACACCGGCCGACGGTCGCCGAGGCGGAGGAGCGTCTGCTGCACCTGCGGGCGAACGGGCCCACGCCGTACGCCTTCACTCTGCGGACGTCGTTCCCTGCGGAGGCTTCGGAGGGGCAACCGGCGGTCGGCGGTTGA
- a CDS encoding Uma2 family endonuclease, which produces MSAAREYGLDEDYEWPRPPVGGWTADDLDELPNLPPHTELIDGSLVFVSPQTRFHMRTIRLLEYALLSQVPDAYDVDREFSVRLDRRNRPEPDVLVFRKDADTGPRQTWHHAESVILAIEVVSEDSLERDREVKPRKYAAAGIPHFWRVEESQGLPVVYTYELDRSTDTYSPIGIHHDRLKVTVPFPLAIDLTAINRRPPVAPPKPPQGTTSAE; this is translated from the coding sequence ATGAGCGCCGCACGCGAGTACGGGTTGGACGAGGACTACGAGTGGCCCCGTCCGCCGGTCGGCGGCTGGACGGCGGACGACCTGGACGAACTCCCGAATCTGCCTCCGCACACGGAGCTGATCGACGGGAGTCTCGTTTTCGTGAGTCCGCAGACTCGTTTTCACATGCGCACGATCCGGCTTCTGGAATACGCCTTGCTCAGTCAGGTCCCAGATGCGTACGACGTCGACCGGGAGTTCAGCGTCAGGCTCGACCGACGCAACCGGCCAGAGCCTGACGTCCTGGTGTTCCGGAAAGACGCGGATACCGGCCCTCGGCAGACCTGGCATCACGCCGAGTCCGTCATCCTCGCCATCGAGGTCGTCTCCGAGGACTCCCTGGAGCGCGATCGGGAGGTCAAGCCTCGCAAGTACGCGGCAGCGGGTATTCCCCATTTCTGGCGCGTGGAGGAGAGTCAGGGGTTGCCGGTCGTCTACACCTACGAACTCGATCGGTCCACGGACACATACAGCCCGATCGGCATCCATCACGACCGGCTGAAGGTGACCGTTCCGTTCCCGCTCGCCATCGACCTCACCGCGATCAACCGCCGACCGCCGGTTGCCCCTCCGAAGCCTCCGCAGGGAACGACGTCCGCAGAGTGA
- a CDS encoding ferritin-like domain-containing protein, with amino-acid sequence MATYDLYATDPGDPHWQVPATGAARFAWEYDDGRDRLLALYQKGKDKQWDGQKRIDWTLEVDPYDPLGTPDEAMSLYGTRHWAKLTDADKGELRRHYASWQFSQFLHGEQGAMVCAARIVESVPDLDAKFYSATQTMDEARHAEIYGRFLHEKIGMLYPVNDNLRSLLGDTLRDSRWDMPYLGMQVLIEGLALAAFGMIRDTTDKPLPQQILAYVMQDEARHVAFGRMALRDYYKQLTDAELREREEFVIEGCYLMRDRLRGVEVLENFGIPTAEAEEYSERSEFLALFRQLLFSRIVPCVKDIGLWGKRLQQAYVDMGVFEMGNSNLDLLMTEDEEIAEKLDTERFAAEERKRVAEVVEMVEAGQCGAG; translated from the coding sequence ATGGCGACCTACGACCTGTACGCCACCGACCCGGGAGACCCCCACTGGCAGGTGCCGGCGACCGGCGCGGCCCGCTTCGCCTGGGAGTACGACGACGGCCGTGACCGTCTGCTCGCCCTCTACCAGAAGGGCAAGGACAAGCAGTGGGACGGACAGAAGCGCATCGACTGGACCCTTGAGGTGGACCCCTACGACCCGCTCGGCACCCCCGACGAGGCGATGTCCCTCTACGGCACCCGGCACTGGGCGAAACTGACCGACGCCGACAAGGGCGAGTTACGGCGCCACTACGCCTCCTGGCAGTTCAGCCAGTTCCTCCACGGCGAACAGGGCGCGATGGTCTGCGCCGCGCGCATCGTGGAGTCGGTCCCGGACCTGGACGCCAAGTTCTACTCGGCGACCCAGACGATGGACGAGGCCCGGCACGCCGAGATCTACGGCCGCTTCCTGCACGAGAAGATCGGGATGCTCTACCCGGTCAACGACAACCTCCGGTCCCTGCTCGGCGACACCCTCCGCGACAGCCGCTGGGATATGCCCTACCTCGGCATGCAGGTCCTCATCGAGGGCCTCGCCCTCGCCGCGTTCGGCATGATCCGCGACACCACGGACAAGCCCCTGCCCCAGCAGATCCTCGCCTACGTCATGCAGGACGAGGCCCGCCACGTGGCCTTCGGCCGCATGGCACTGCGCGACTACTACAAGCAGCTCACCGACGCCGAACTCCGCGAACGCGAGGAGTTCGTCATCGAGGGCTGCTACCTGATGCGCGACCGCCTGCGCGGCGTCGAGGTCCTGGAGAACTTCGGCATCCCCACCGCCGAGGCCGAGGAGTACAGCGAACGGTCCGAATTCCTGGCCCTGTTCCGCCAGTTGCTGTTCTCCCGCATCGTCCCCTGCGTCAAGGACATCGGCCTGTGGGGCAAGCGCCTCCAGCAGGCCTACGTCGACATGGGCGTCTTCGAGATGGGCAACTCCAACCTCGATCTCCTGATGACCGAGGACGAGGAGATCGCCGAGAAACTGGACACGGAGCGGTTCGCTGCGGAGGAGCGGAAGCGGGTCGCGGAGGTGGTGGAGATGGTCGAGGCGGGTCAATGCGGCGCTGGGTGA
- a CDS encoding styrene monooxygenase/indole monooxygenase family protein yields MRKILVVGAGQSGLQLALGLQSNGYEVTLMSNRTADEIRTGRVMSTQCMFDTALQHERDLQLNFWESQAPKIEGLGISVAAPGSWAEGPAARAIDWLGRLDGYAQSVDQRVKMAGWMETFAQRGGQLVIHGAAVGDLDYFSRTYDLVLVSAGKGELVSMFARDPERSPYTEPQRALAVAYVHGLGPRPEHPELEAVRCSLVPGVGELFIMPTLTTSGRADILFWEGIPGGPLDVFNGVKDPAEHLSLTLELMERFTPWEYARATKVELTDAGGTLAGRYAPTVRNPIGRLPGGGLVLGVADVVVANDPITGQGSNSASKCAAAYLASILEHGDKPFDEEWMQSTFDRYWETAQHVTKWTNAMLAPPPEHILNLIGAAGQIQPAADRFANAFNNPADVENFFYDPEKTAAYLASLA; encoded by the coding sequence ATGCGGAAGATACTCGTCGTCGGGGCCGGCCAGTCCGGCCTCCAGCTCGCCCTCGGACTCCAGTCGAACGGGTACGAGGTCACGCTCATGTCCAACCGGACCGCGGACGAGATCCGCACCGGCCGGGTCATGTCGACGCAGTGCATGTTCGACACCGCCCTCCAGCACGAGCGCGATCTCCAGCTGAACTTCTGGGAGTCCCAGGCCCCGAAGATCGAAGGACTCGGCATCTCGGTGGCGGCCCCGGGCTCCTGGGCCGAGGGCCCGGCGGCCCGCGCGATCGACTGGCTGGGCCGGCTCGACGGGTACGCCCAGTCCGTGGACCAGCGGGTGAAGATGGCCGGCTGGATGGAGACCTTCGCCCAGCGCGGCGGCCAGCTGGTCATCCACGGCGCGGCGGTCGGGGACCTCGACTACTTCTCCCGTACGTACGACCTGGTGCTGGTGTCGGCGGGCAAGGGCGAGCTGGTGTCCATGTTCGCCCGGGACCCGGAGCGCTCCCCGTACACCGAGCCGCAGCGCGCCCTCGCGGTGGCCTATGTCCACGGCCTCGGCCCGCGCCCCGAGCACCCGGAGCTGGAGGCGGTCCGCTGCTCCCTGGTGCCCGGTGTCGGTGAGCTGTTCATCATGCCGACGCTCACCACCTCCGGCCGCGCCGACATCCTGTTCTGGGAGGGCATACCCGGCGGCCCGCTGGATGTCTTCAACGGCGTCAAGGACCCGGCGGAGCACCTCTCCCTGACCCTGGAACTCATGGAGAGGTTCACGCCCTGGGAGTACGCGCGGGCGACGAAGGTCGAACTGACCGACGCCGGCGGCACGTTGGCCGGCCGCTACGCACCCACGGTCCGCAACCCGATCGGCCGCCTGCCCGGCGGTGGCCTGGTCCTCGGTGTCGCCGACGTCGTCGTGGCCAACGACCCGATCACCGGTCAGGGCTCCAACTCCGCGTCCAAGTGCGCCGCCGCGTACCTCGCGTCCATCCTCGAACACGGTGACAAGCCGTTCGACGAGGAGTGGATGCAGTCGACGTTCGACCGCTACTGGGAGACGGCCCAGCACGTCACCAAGTGGACCAACGCCATGCTCGCCCCGCCGCCGGAGCACATCCTGAACCTCATCGGCGCGGCCGGCCAGATCCAGCCCGCGGCGGACCGTTTCGCCAATGCCTTCAACAACCCGGCCGACGTGGAGAACTTCTTCTACGACCCGGAGAAGACCGCGGCTTACCTGGCCTCCCTGGCCTGA
- a CDS encoding TetR/AcrR family transcriptional regulator, with product MSPSAPSPAYRRLSVEERRSQLLAAALSLFAHRAPEEVSLDDVAEAAGVSRPLVYRYFPGGKQQLYEAALRSAAEELEQCFDEPREGPLLERLGRALDRYLAFVDQHDAGFSALLQGGSVVETSRTTSIVDGVRRAAAEHILSHLAVSDPGLLLRMTVKLWITSCEAASLLWLDEGKQPPVTELRDWLVDQFIAVLSVTGARDPQTAALVKALGGDG from the coding sequence ATGAGCCCCTCGGCACCCAGTCCCGCCTATCGACGTCTCAGTGTCGAGGAGCGGCGCAGTCAGCTGCTCGCGGCCGCGTTGTCCCTGTTCGCCCACCGGGCGCCGGAAGAGGTGTCGCTCGACGACGTGGCGGAGGCGGCCGGAGTGTCGCGGCCCCTGGTGTACCGGTACTTCCCCGGCGGGAAGCAGCAGCTCTACGAGGCCGCCCTGCGGTCCGCCGCCGAGGAGCTCGAGCAGTGCTTCGACGAGCCGCGGGAGGGCCCGCTGCTCGAGCGGCTCGGGCGGGCCCTCGACCGGTACCTCGCCTTCGTCGACCAGCACGACGCCGGGTTCAGCGCCCTGCTGCAGGGCGGCAGCGTCGTGGAGACCTCCCGGACCACGTCGATCGTCGACGGGGTGCGCCGGGCCGCCGCCGAACACATCCTCAGTCATCTGGCCGTCAGCGATCCGGGCCTGCTGCTGCGGATGACCGTCAAGCTGTGGATCACCTCGTGCGAGGCGGCCTCCCTGCTCTGGCTCGACGAGGGCAAGCAGCCGCCCGTGACCGAGCTGCGCGACTGGCTCGTCGACCAGTTCATCGCCGTGCTCTCGGTCACCGGCGCCCGTGACCCGCAGACCGCGGCCCTGGTCAAGGCCCTGGGCGGGGATGGCTGA
- a CDS encoding roadblock/LC7 domain-containing protein, whose amino-acid sequence MTAPSTFGLSSEARNLHWLLTNLVEEVPGIESVAVVSSDGLLLLSSDPDRNEAAKAQRTRKGPRGSSADLATVVSGIGSLTIGAARLMEYGGVKHTMVAMDEGSLFVMSISDGSLLGVHGSADCDMSVVAYHMALFVGRAGHVLTPELRSELRKSLEAESTGSTR is encoded by the coding sequence TTGACCGCGCCCAGTACCTTCGGACTGAGCAGTGAAGCCCGCAACCTGCACTGGCTGCTGACCAACCTGGTAGAGGAAGTCCCCGGCATCGAATCGGTCGCCGTGGTCTCCTCCGACGGCCTGCTCCTGCTCTCCTCGGACCCGGACAGAAACGAGGCGGCCAAGGCACAGCGCACGCGCAAGGGCCCTCGCGGCTCCTCCGCCGACCTCGCCACCGTCGTTTCCGGCATTGGCAGCCTCACCATCGGCGCCGCCCGGCTCATGGAGTACGGCGGCGTGAAGCACACGATGGTCGCGATGGACGAGGGCAGCCTGTTCGTGATGTCCATCAGCGACGGCTCCCTGCTCGGCGTCCACGGCTCCGCCGACTGCGACATGAGCGTGGTCGCCTACCACATGGCCCTGTTCGTCGGCCGCGCCGGCCACGTCCTGACCCCCGAACTCCGCAGCGAGCTACGAAAATCCCTGGAAGCCGAGTCGACCGGGAGCACCCGATGA
- a CDS encoding DUF742 domain-containing protein gives MSSGTPNKLPVRGGDRKPARVRPYSLTGGRTRFGHVLLVETFVAALEAPEERKELANGSLSTRVMPELMAIVELCRRMRTVAEIAALLKMPLGVVRVLLSDLADQGKIRVYGTGTGHGTGRPDRALLERVLSGLRRL, from the coding sequence ATGAGCAGCGGCACACCGAACAAGCTCCCCGTCCGCGGCGGCGACCGCAAGCCCGCCCGCGTACGCCCCTACTCGCTCACCGGCGGCCGTACCCGCTTCGGCCACGTCCTCCTCGTGGAGACGTTCGTGGCCGCGTTGGAGGCCCCGGAGGAGCGCAAGGAGCTGGCGAATGGTTCCCTCAGCACCCGGGTCATGCCGGAGCTGATGGCCATCGTCGAACTGTGCCGCCGGATGCGCACGGTGGCCGAGATCGCCGCGCTGCTGAAGATGCCGCTCGGTGTCGTCCGCGTCCTCCTCAGCGACCTCGCGGACCAGGGAAAGATCCGTGTGTACGGCACCGGCACCGGTCACGGCACCGGCCGCCCGGACCGCGCTCTGCTCGAAAGGGTGCTGAGTGGACTCCGTCGTCTCTGA
- a CDS encoding penicillin-binding transpeptidase domain-containing protein, with translation MTRHIRLAAVFCALLLGALLVNATRIQVFESGEYDENPANRRQTIARYGQPRGDILVGGRPVTGSKDTGEQLRYERTYLDGPLYAPVTGFASQVYGTSLLEHAEDGVLSGDDPMLSPFPLLGDLTRARNPGGDVVTTLHAGAQGAAYDGLGGRKGAVAAVEPSTGRILALVSTPSYNPEALSGNGPTVARSWIGLNEDPDKPMLNRAVRQTYPPGSTFKVVTAAAALDAGVVGDVDEPTDSPDPYTLPGSSTSLTNEARGCADASLRAAFMWSCNTVFAKLGVRVGVADLAATAQAFGFNDAGVRIPYSVAPSTFDTTVDRAQLALSAIGQYNTRATPLQMAMVAAAVASGGQVREPYLVERTVRSGGATLATAGSRPVRQAMHPATALRLRELMTDVVREGTGANAAIDGVTVGGKTGTAQHGIDNSGTPYAWFVSWAEGERDVTPKVAVAVVVEDAEADRGEISGGGDAAPIAREVMKAVLGG, from the coding sequence GTGACCCGGCACATCCGGCTCGCGGCCGTCTTCTGCGCCCTGCTGCTGGGGGCGCTGCTGGTGAACGCCACCCGCATCCAGGTCTTCGAGTCGGGCGAGTACGACGAGAACCCGGCCAACCGGCGGCAGACCATTGCCCGGTACGGGCAGCCGCGCGGCGACATCCTGGTCGGCGGCCGGCCGGTCACCGGGTCCAAGGACACCGGCGAGCAGCTCCGCTACGAACGCACCTATCTGGACGGCCCGTTGTACGCGCCGGTGACCGGATTCGCCTCTCAGGTGTACGGGACGAGCCTGCTGGAGCACGCCGAGGACGGGGTGCTGTCGGGCGACGATCCGATGCTGTCGCCGTTCCCGCTGCTGGGCGACTTGACCCGGGCGCGCAATCCGGGCGGCGACGTGGTGACGACGCTGCACGCGGGCGCGCAGGGGGCGGCCTACGACGGGCTCGGCGGGCGCAAGGGCGCGGTGGCAGCGGTGGAGCCGTCGACGGGGCGGATCCTGGCGCTGGTGTCGACCCCCTCGTACAACCCGGAGGCGCTGTCGGGGAACGGGCCGACGGTGGCGCGGTCCTGGATCGGGCTGAACGAGGACCCGGACAAGCCGATGCTCAACCGGGCGGTGCGGCAGACGTATCCGCCGGGGTCGACCTTCAAGGTGGTGACCGCGGCGGCGGCGCTGGACGCGGGGGTGGTCGGGGATGTCGACGAGCCGACCGACTCCCCCGACCCGTACACGCTGCCGGGTAGTTCGACGAGCCTGACGAACGAGGCGAGGGGGTGCGCGGACGCGTCCCTGCGGGCCGCGTTCATGTGGTCGTGCAACACGGTGTTCGCGAAGCTGGGGGTGCGGGTGGGGGTGGCCGATCTGGCGGCTACGGCGCAGGCGTTCGGATTCAATGACGCGGGGGTGCGGATCCCGTACTCGGTGGCGCCGAGCACCTTCGACACGACGGTCGACCGGGCGCAGCTCGCGCTGTCGGCGATCGGGCAGTACAACACGCGGGCCACGCCCCTGCAGATGGCGATGGTGGCGGCGGCGGTGGCGAGCGGGGGGCAGGTGCGCGAGCCGTATCTGGTGGAGCGGACCGTGCGTTCGGGGGGCGCGACGCTGGCCACGGCCGGATCCCGTCCGGTGCGGCAGGCGATGCATCCGGCGACCGCGCTGCGGCTGCGGGAGTTGATGACGGACGTGGTGCGGGAGGGCACCGGGGCGAACGCGGCGATCGACGGGGTGACCGTCGGCGGGAAGACCGGTACCGCGCAGCACGGGATCGACAACTCCGGTACGCCGTATGCCTGGTTCGTGTCATGGGCGGAGGGTGAGCGGGACGTGACGCCGAAGGTGGCGGTCGCGGTGGTGGTGGAGGACGCGGAGGCGGACCGTGGGGAGATCAGCGGGGGCGGGGACGCGGCGCCGATCGCGCGGGAGGTGATGAAGGCGGTGCTCGGTGGGTGA
- a CDS encoding FtsW/RodA/SpoVE family cell cycle protein, with protein MSKAGTTVARADTPAPAVRLPRRRGIELALIVVAVLLSVYGYCAVGLARAGTVPPGAAGYGAGLGVLALVAHLAVRFRAPCADPLLLPIGVLLNGLGLVLIYRLDLETPGDRAAPAQLVWSTLGVAFFIVTVLLLRDHRVLQRYAYVSVVGALGLLILPILFPAVNGARIWIRIAGFSIQPGEFAKVLLAVFFAAYLAANRGALAYAGRRVWRLQLPTGRVLGPIVAIWLLSVGVLILERDLGTSLLFFGLFVVLLYVATGRTGWIAVGLLLAALGAVAVGWLEPHVHSRVEDWLHPLASIEAGQGPNQLSQSLFAFASGGMLGTGLGLGHSVLIGFAVKSDFILATAGEELGLAGLSAIFLLYGLLVERGYRAGLALRDPFGQLLAVGLASIVALQVFVIAGGVTGLIPLTGMAMPFLAQGGSSVVTNWAIVALLVRLSDSARGQYETDGTAAA; from the coding sequence ATGAGCAAGGCCGGAACCACCGTGGCACGAGCGGACACACCCGCTCCCGCCGTACGCCTCCCCCGGCGCCGTGGCATCGAACTCGCCCTCATCGTCGTGGCCGTCCTGCTCTCCGTGTACGGCTACTGCGCTGTCGGCCTCGCCCGTGCCGGCACCGTCCCGCCCGGCGCCGCCGGTTACGGCGCCGGGCTCGGTGTGCTGGCGCTCGTCGCCCATCTGGCGGTGCGGTTCCGGGCGCCGTGCGCGGACCCGCTGCTGCTGCCGATCGGCGTGCTGCTCAACGGCCTCGGCCTGGTCCTGATCTACCGGCTCGACCTGGAGACCCCGGGCGACCGGGCGGCGCCCGCCCAACTCGTGTGGTCCACACTGGGGGTGGCCTTCTTCATCGTGACCGTGCTGCTGTTGCGCGACCATCGGGTCCTTCAGCGCTATGCGTACGTCAGCGTGGTCGGCGCCCTCGGCCTGCTGATCCTGCCGATCCTTTTCCCCGCGGTGAACGGGGCCCGGATCTGGATCCGGATCGCCGGATTCTCCATCCAGCCGGGCGAGTTCGCGAAGGTGCTGCTCGCGGTGTTCTTCGCCGCCTATCTGGCCGCCAACCGAGGAGCGCTGGCCTATGCGGGCCGCCGGGTCTGGCGGCTGCAACTGCCGACCGGGCGGGTGCTCGGGCCGATCGTCGCGATCTGGCTGCTGAGCGTCGGCGTACTGATCCTGGAACGGGACCTCGGCACCTCGCTGCTGTTCTTCGGCCTGTTCGTGGTCCTGCTGTACGTCGCCACCGGGCGCACCGGATGGATCGCCGTGGGCCTGCTGCTGGCGGCCCTCGGCGCGGTCGCCGTTGGCTGGCTGGAACCGCACGTGCACAGCAGGGTCGAGGACTGGCTGCATCCGCTCGCCTCGATCGAGGCGGGACAGGGCCCCAACCAGCTCTCCCAGTCGCTGTTCGCCTTCGCGTCCGGCGGCATGCTCGGCACCGGCCTCGGACTCGGCCACTCCGTACTGATCGGGTTCGCCGTGAAGTCGGACTTCATCCTGGCCACCGCGGGCGAGGAACTGGGCCTGGCCGGACTGTCCGCGATCTTCCTGCTCTACGGACTGCTGGTGGAGCGGGGTTACCGGGCGGGCCTCGCGCTGCGCGACCCCTTCGGGCAACTGCTCGCGGTGGGGCTCGCCTCGATCGTCGCGCTCCAGGTGTTCGTGATCGCGGGCGGGGTGACCGGGCTGATCCCGCTGACCGGCATGGCGATGCCGTTCCTGGCGCAGGGCGGTTCCTCGGTGGTCACCAACTGGGCGATCGTGGCACTGCTGGTCAGGCTGAGCGACTCGGCGCGCGGGCAATACGAGACGGACGGGACGGCGGCCGCGTGA